The DNA sequence TACTGCGGCACCTTGAAATGCGTGATCTGCTTGCGGCAGAAGGCCTTGAGCTGTTCGGCATCGAGCATCGCACCGGGCCGTGGCTTGATCCACGCGCAGACCTGCTCGCCGTATTTTTCATCCGGTATGCCGAACACCTGCACATCCTGGATATCGGGGTGCGTGTAGAGGAACTCCTCGACCTCGCGCGGGTAGATGTTCTCGCCGCCGCGGATGATCATATCCTTGATGCGTCCGGTGATCGCGGTGTAGCCCTCGTCGTCCATCACGCCGATATCGCCCGAGTGCAGCCAGCCGTCGCGGTCGATGGTCTCGCGGGTGCGCTCCTCGTCGTCCCAGTAACCGTGCATCACGCCGTAGCCACGGCAGCAGATCTCGCCCTTCTCGCCCGTCGGCACCACCGCGCCTTCGCCGTCGATGATCCTGATCTCGCAATGCGCCGCCGGGCGCCCAACGGTTGCCACGCGCTTGGCGATCGGGTCGTCCGCTCCGGTCATGTGATTCACCGGGCTGGTCTCGGTCTGCCCGTAGGCGATCAGCACGTCGCGCATGTGCATGCGCTCGAGCACCTTGTTCATGACCTCGACCGGGCAGGGTGCGCCGGCCATGATGCCGGTGCGCAGGCTGCCCAGATCGAACTCGCCGAAACGCGGGTGTTCGAGCTCCGCGATGAACATCGTCGGCACGCCATGCAGCGCGGTACAGCGCTCCTCGGCCACCGCCTGCAGCGTGGCCAGCGGTTCGAAGGCCTCGCCCGGAAATACCGCGGTCGAGCCGTGCGTGATACAGGCCAGGTTGCCCATCACCATGCCGAAACAATGGTAGAGCGGCACCGGAATGCACAGGCGATCGTGCGCGCCGAGGCGCATGCCGTCGCCGACGATCTTGCCGTTGTTGAGGATGTTGCGATGGCTCAGCGTCGCGCCCTTGGGGTTGCCCGTGGTGCCGCTGGTGAACTGGATATTGATCGCATCCGTGGGTTCGAGTGTTGCGGCAATGGCGGCGAGACGGGTGCGATCCGCGGCATTCGGTGCGCGGCGCAGCGCGCCGAAATTGAACATGCCTGCGCTCTCGTCATCGCCGAGGCGGATCACGGTTTTCAGGTGCGGCAGCTTGTGCGAGTCGAGCTGGCCGGGCGCCGCGCGCGCAAGTTCCGGCGCCAGGGTCTGCAGCATGTCGAGGTAATCGCTGCTCTTGAACCGCGCGGCCGTGATCAGCGCCTTGCATTGCACCTTGTTCAGCGCGTATTCGAGTTCGTAGAGGCGGTAGGCGGGATTGAGGCAGACCATGATTGCGCCGATACGCGCGGTGGCGAACTGCGTCAGGCACCACTCGACGCAGTTGGGTGCCCATATCCCGACCCGGTCACCGGCCTCGATGCCGAGGTGCACCAGGCCCGCGGCGAGGCTGTCGACCTGCTCCAGATACTCGGCGTAGGTCCAGCGGATGCCCTGGTGGCGCACGATCAGCGCGACATGCTCCGGGTGGCGTTGTGCGGTGTTGCCCAGTGCCTCGCCGATGGTCAACTCGAGCAGCGGCTGATCGTGCGCTCCGCTGGCCTGACTGGTGCTCAACTTCATGCTTTTTCCCGCTTCGCGAAGCCCGCCATTGCCCGCTCCCCTCAGCTCTTGCCCCACTCGCGATCGCGCAGTTCGATGCGCCGGATCTTGCCGCTCACGGTCTTTGGCAACTCGTCGACAAACTCGATCTTGCGCGGGTACTTGTAGGGTGCGGTGACCGATTTCACATGCTCCTGCAGTTCCACCGCGAGTGCCTCGCTGGCGCGGTAACCGGGTGCGAGCACCACGAAGGCCTTGACCACTTCGCCCCGTTTCTCGTCCGGGCTCGATACCACCGCCGACTCGGCCACCGCCGCGTGCTCGATCAGCGCGCTCTCGACCTCGAACGGACCGATGCGATAACCCGCCGAGAGAATCACGTCATCGGAGCGCCCCACGAACCAGAAATAGCCGTCGGCATCGACCGTGGCGCGATCACCGGTCAGGTACCAGTCGCCGCGGAAGCTGGCCGCGGTTTTTTCCGGGTTGCCCTTGTATTCCAGGAACAAGCCCAGCGGGCGTTGCGGTTTGACCCGCACCGCGACGTCGCCTTCGCGATCGGGAGGAAGAATCGAGCCATCGGCATCGATCACCGCGAGATCGATGCCGGGCGCCGGTTTGCCCATCGAACCGAAGCGCGGCTCGAAGCCGGGGAAGTTGCCACACAGGATCACGGTCTCGGTTTGCCCGTAGCCGTCGCGTATGGTCAGCCCGGTGGCGCGGCGCCAGGACACGATGACTTCCGGGTTGAGCGGCTCGCCCGCACCGACACAGTGGCGCAGGGCCGGGAAGCGGTAGCTCGCGAGATCCTCGAGCACGAACATGCGGTAGATGGTCGGGGCGCCGCAAAATGTGGTGACCGGATATTTCGCCAGCAGCTCGAGTGTACGTTTGGCACTGAAGCCCGTGGTCTGGTGCACGAACACCGCCGCGCCGCAATTCCACGGCCCGAAGTAACTGCTCCATGCGGCTTTTGCCCAGCCGGTGTCGCTGCAGTTCCAGTGCAGATCCGTCGCTCCGAGATCGAGCCAGTAGCGCCCCGTGGTCTGGTGCGCGAGTCCGTAGCCGTGGCTGTGGATGCACATCTTCGGGTAACCGGTAGTGCCCGAGGTGAAGTAACAGAGTGCCTCGTCGTCGGCGGCACTATCGATGGTCGCGAACTGTGTCGAAGCCGCGCTGGCCGCCGCGCGATAGTCCACCCAGCCCTCGCGCGCCCCGTCGATCAGCACCCGCGCCACGAGGCTCGGGCACTGCGCGGCAAGCTGATCGACCTTCGCGGCGTTGGCACTGTCGGTGACGATACAGGTGGCTGCGGAGGCGCCGATGCGATAAGCGATATCGCGCGCCGCAAGCTGGGTGGTGCCGGGGCTGATCACCGCACCCATGCGCAGGCACGCGCTCAGCACTTCCCACCAGGCGATCTCACGTCCGAGCACCATCACCACGCGGTCGCCGGCCTGCACGCCGGCATCGCGCAGCAGGTTGGCGACGCGGCACGAAGCCTCGGCCATTTGACCAAAGCTGCGGTGTTCTTCGTTGCCCTGGTCATCGACCCACAGCAGCGCAAGCTTGTCCGGTCCGGCGCTGGCGTGACGGTCGATCACGTCACGTGCAAAATTGAAGCGCGGCGGACAGTTCCAGCGGAACTCCCGGCGCGCGGTTTCGTAGTCGTTTGACGCGGTTGTCGTTTGCATGCTGCCGGTACTGTTATGCGCTGTTGCGGCCGACATTCGAGATACTGTCAGGCCCGATCCCGACCCGCAGCACGGACCGCAGGTCGGGGATACTCGCTCTTCCCGGGCCGAAACCCGAGTGACGACAGTCCTGGTTTACGCGCCCCACTTGTAACGCAGTGATACGCCCCACCAGCGCGGGCGGCCGTAGTACTGTTCCGTCATGTCGAATACGCCCGGGCCGGAGAGATCGAAAGTCTGCACCAGGTATTCCTCGTCGAGCAGGTTGTCGACGAAGGCCGATGCGGTCCACTGCTTGTTGCAGTCGGTATAGCTGATCGATGTATTGACAATCGAGTAGCCGTTCTCGCGCACGGTTTCGGCGCCGGTCAGCGCGAAGAAGTGCTCGCTGCGGTACTGCCAGTCGCTCTGTACCGCGAGCGTGCCGTTCAGCGCGGACCATTCATAGCGCGCCATCGCGTTCCACATCCACTTCGGCGACTGTACGGACGGCACGTCACCGCTCGGCAACTCGACATCGATATCGTTGTAGGCGCCACCGAGCAACAGATCCATCCCGTCGATCGGACTCGCGATAAGTTCCAGTTCCGCGCCCTTGCTGGTGGCATCGGTGTTGAAAGTGATGGTGTCGATGCCGACGATGTAGAACGCCTGGTAGTCCTTGTAATCGTAATAGTAGGTGGCGCCATTGACGCGCGCGCGACCGTCGAAGTACGTGCCCTTGAAGCCGACCTCGACCGCGTCGAGCTTCTCCGGTTCGTAGGAGAACGTGGCGTCGTTGTAGTCGAGTGGCGGTGTCAGCGGGAAGATCGGCGCATTGAAGCCGCCGCCGCGCACGCCGCGGTTGAGGCTGGTATAAACCAGCAGGTCGTCGTTCGGTGTCCAGTTGAGCTGCACCCGCCCCGACCACTCGTCGTCGTTGCGGTCGCCCTCGTAGCTTGCCAGCGTGAAGCGGTTGGCGAGGTTCGAGGCGGCGTCGAAATCGTGCGCAATCGGATCCAGAAAATCGTAGATGCTCGTCTTGTACTTGAAGTCGTTTTCGTCCTTGATCAGGCGCAGCCCCCCGATCAGTGTCCATTGATCGCTGAGCTGGTACTCGAGATGGCCGAAGCCGGAGTACGATTCCAGTTCGCGCGTATAGGGGTTCAGCAGGCCGGCTTCGGCACCCGGGGTTGTGGCCGGCCCGACAAACGGGTCGGAGATCGCGCCGTTGTTGTCGTTGATGTCGAGCTTGAGGTAATAAAGCCCCGCGACCCATTTCAGCCTGTCGGTATCGCCATCGAGTCGCAACTCCTGGGAAGTCTGCTCTGCGCCCGTATTCAGGAAGAAGTTGAAGAACGACACCGGCGAGGCATCGGAATCCTCGATATAGTGGCGATGCACGTTCGAACGGTCGCTGATCGAGGTCAGGTTAAGGTCGCCGATCTGCCACTTCAGGGTCAGCGTGAGACCGTCGGTGTCCAGATCATTGAAGCCGTCGCGGTCGTAATCGCCGCCGTAGGGGTTGCCATCATGATCCCGATAGCCGTTCAGGATCGGATTGAAGCGCGGTGGCGTCAGTTTTCCGGGAATCAGCGAAGTCACGTTTTCGAAAAATCCGGAATCGATTTCCTGTTCCGACTTGCGCCCGCTCAGCAGGATCTGCAGGTCCTCGGTCGGGTCCCACAAGAATTGGAGACGGTAGCTCTGGTCGTCGGCATTGTTCAGATCGGTGCCGGTGTAACGGTTCCTGACATAGCCGTCGCTCTTGACGTAGGCGCCGGAGAAACGCGCCGCAAGGGTGTCGGTGATACCGCCGCCGATCGCGCCCTCCGCCTTGTACTGGTCGTAATCGCCGATGGTGCCTTTCACGTAGCCGCTGAAATCCTGGCTGGGCTTGTTCGAGATGAAGTGGGCAAGGCCACCGGTTGCATTGCGCCCGAACAGGGTGCCCTGCGGGCCGCGCAGGATCTCCACCCGCTCCATGTCATAGAGCTGGAAGCCGGCGCCGGACATCTGGCTGATATAGACCTCGTCGAGGTACAGCGCGACAGGGCTCTCGACGTTGGTGGTGAAGTCGCTGCTCGCCACACCGCGGATCGCAATCGCGTAGTTGGCCTCGCCGTTGGGCTGGATGGTGGATACACCGGGCGCCATCGCGGTAACCTGCTGGGCATTGGCGAAACCGAGTTGCTCCATCTGCTCGCCGCTGAAGGCGCTCATCGCGATACCGACATCCTGCACGCTCTGCTCGCGCTTTTGCGCGGTCACGGTGATTTCATCGAGTATCTGTGCCTGCAACAGGCCGGGCAGCAGAGCCATGGCAATGGTGCTGGCAAGGAGCTTTGGTTTGAAAGATGACATGTGGCTGGGCCTCCGCGGTTGTCGTTGCTCTGGTATTGCTTGTTGTTCGGACCACACGCGCCTGAGGACGCCCCGCGGCCAATATGAGTCAATCGATCGGAAGGGTAAGCGAAACCGGTACGCTTGCCAACTGCCCGAAAGCAGCAGGTTGAATGCTACGAAAGTAGCAGGCGCTACCCTGCCACGGTACGATGCGGTGCTATCGGGGAAGCGTTACCATGGATCCGGCAGATGAATCTGTTTATGGTGCGGGGAGCGCCCCGTGTTCCCCGATAACACTCTGGAGGTACCGACAATGACCGTAGCAATGAACGATCTCAATACCATCCGTCCGGCCACCCGCGAGTTCCTTGGTGCCAGTCACCGCAATCTGATCGGCGGTGAGTGGGTGGCGGCCGCAGCGGAAAAAACCCTGGCGGTGTTCGATCCCGCGACCGGTCTCGAGGTCGCGCGGGTGGCCGAAAGCGATGCCCCCGATATCGATCGCGCGGTCGCCGCGGCCCGCCGTGCCTTCGAGGACCCGGCCTGGCGCGACATGAAACCAGCGGTGCGCGAGCGCCTGATCCACCGCCTGGCTGACCTGATGGAGCAGCATATCGATACCCTGGCCGAACTCGAGTCGATCGACAACGGCAAGAACGTGGCCATCGCCAAGGCCGTCGATATCACCTGTGCGATCGACTGCTTCCGGTTCATGGCCGGCATGCCCTCGAAGCTGCAGGGCAGTACGCTGCGGCCTTCGGTGCCGTTCAACCCGGACGGCAAGTTCTTTGCTTTTGCCAACCCGGTGCCGGTCGGCGTGGTCGGCGCGATCATTCCGTGGAATTTCCCGATCCTGATGATTGCCTGGAAGCTGGCGCCGGCATTCGCGGCCGGCTGCACCGTGGTATTGAAACCTGCCGAGGAAACGCCGCTGACGGCGCTCTTCATCGGTCGCCTGGCGCTGGAAGCCGGCTTCCCCGCCGGGGTGCTCAATATCGTGACCGGTTACGGACATACCGCGGGCGCGGCCCTGTCCTCGCACCGCGGTGTCGACAAGGTTGCGTTCACCGGTTCCACCGAAGTCGGCAAGCTGATCATCCAGGCGGCAACCGGCAACCTCAAGAAAGTGACCCTCGAACTGGGCGGCAAATCACCGGCGATCGTGTTCCCCGATGCGGATCCCGCGGTGGCGATTCCGGGTGCCGCGAGCGGGATCTTTTTCAACCACGGCCAGACCTGCTGCGCCGGTTCCCGCCTCTACGTCCACAAGTCGCGCTTTGACGAGATCATCGACGGTGTGGCCAATATCGCGAAGAGCATGAAGGTCGGTCCCGGTCTCGATCCGGGCACCGAGATCGGGCCGATGGTCTCGAAGATCCAGCAGGAGCGGGTGTGCAAATACATCGCCTCGGGTGTGGAGCAGGGCGCGGAACTGGTGGCCGGCGGCGATCGTCCCGACAGCAACGGTTACTTCGTCAATCCCACGGTGTTCGTGAACACCCGCAACGACATGAAGATCGTGCGCGAGGAGATCTTCGGACCGGTGCTGGTGGCGATGCCCTATGATGACATCGAGGACGTGATTGCCGCGGCCAACGATACGCCCTACGGGCTCGGTGCCAGCATATGGTCGCGTGACGTCAGCACCGTTCATCGTATTGCCCCGCGCATCAAGGCCGGAACGGTGTGGGTCAATTGCCACAACGTGATCGACGCGGCGCTGCCGTTTGGCGGTTTCAAGGAATCCGGCTGGGGACGCGAGAACGGCGTCGATGCGGTCAGGGCCTACACCGAGACCCAGACCATCTGCATCGCACTGTGAATTACTGGTGAATCGCACCCCGCTATTTCGGGGTGCGCACAAATCGACTTATGATGGGGCTCTGGAGCCCCATTTTTTTGCGCAGCGATGAGCGCTACGAGCGCCGCTGCGGCGGCGTCCTTGCGGATCGAGGAGTCATGCATGGTGGATTGGTTATGCGGTTTCGCGCTGCTCGCGGGACTGTTTTGTGCGCCTTCCGATGCCACGCTCAGCGCTTATGTCGAGGGTGAGGCCGTTTATCTGGCGCCGCTTGAGGTCGTGCGTATCGAAAGTCTCGAGGCGCGTCGTGGCGATCAGGTCAAGGCCGGCGATGTGCTGGCGATCATGGATGCCGCCGACGCGCGTTTTGCGCTGGAGGCCGCGAGCGCGCGCCATGCCGAGTCGCGGGCGCGCTTCGACAACCTCACCACCGGCAAGCGCTCCGAGGAGATCGCCGTCATCGAGGCCAACCGCGCTGCCGCCAGGGCGGATCTCGCCCAAAGCGAGCTCGATCTCGAGCGCGCAACCGACCTGGTGCGACGCAAGGTGCAGAGCCAGTCGGCGCTCGATCAGGCGCGCACCGCGCACGACGTGGCGCGCGCACGCCTGCGCGAGATCGATGCCAGCCTGCAGGTGGCCGGCATCGCCGCGCGGGTCCAGGAAATCGAGGCCGCGCGGCGGGTCGTGGAGGCCGCGGCAGCGGCGATGGCCGATGCCGAGTGGCGGCTGGAGCAACGCACCCTGCGGGCGCCGGCCGCCGGACGGGTCGAGGACATCATCCGCTATGCGGGCGAAATGGCAGGCCCGAGCGCCCCGGTGCTGAGCCTGCTGACACCGCTGAATCGCAAGCTCAAGCTGTTCGTTCCGCAATCGATGCTGAGCCGGGTCCGGATCGGCGATTTGCTCGGTCTGGGCTGTGACGGATGTGCGCCGGCGCTGCAGGCAAGAGTGAATTTCATCGCCAGTGGTCCCGAATTCACCCCGCCGGTGATCTACTCGGTGGAGAGTCGCCAGAAGCTGGTGGTGCTGGTCGAGGGGGAACTGCTCGGCGCTGCGCGGCAACTGGCGCCGGGCCAGATCGTCGATATCACGATCGGCGCCGGGCAGCAGCCATGAACGTGATCGATGTCAGCGGCCTGAGCAAGAGCTTTGGCGGCAAGACGGTCGTCGACAACATCGCGCTGCGCGTGCGCGAGCGCGAGATCGTCGGGTTTCTCGGGCCAAACGGCAGTGGCAAGACCACCACGATCCGCATGCTGTGCGGCCTGCTGCGTCCCGATACGGCGAGCGGCACCTGTCTCGGCTTCGATCTGCGCACCCAGGCGGGGAGCATCAAGCTCCAGACCGGTTACATGACGCAGCGCTTCTCGTTCTACGAGGACCTCACGATCGAGGAGAACCTGGATTTCGTCGCGCGCCTGTATGATCTGCGCCCGCGGCTGCAGAAAGTGGACGAGGCGTTGCACAGCATCGGATTGCAGCATCGTCGCCGGCAACTGGCCGGCTCGCTCTCGGGGGGCTGGAAACAGCGGCTCGCACTGGCAGCCTGCGTAATGCACAACCCGCGCCTGCTGTTGCTCGACGAACCGACCGCCGGCGTTGATCCCAAGGCGCGCCGCGAGTTCTGGGATGCCATTCACGACCTGTCCGACCAGGGTGTCACGGTGCTGGTATCCACCCATTACATGGACGAGGCCGAGCGTTGTCATCGCATCGTCTACATCATG is a window from the Gammaproteobacteria bacterium genome containing:
- a CDS encoding AMP-binding protein, whose translation is MKLSTSQASGAHDQPLLELTIGEALGNTAQRHPEHVALIVRHQGIRWTYAEYLEQVDSLAAGLVHLGIEAGDRVGIWAPNCVEWCLTQFATARIGAIMVCLNPAYRLYELEYALNKVQCKALITAARFKSSDYLDMLQTLAPELARAAPGQLDSHKLPHLKTVIRLGDDESAGMFNFGALRRAPNAADRTRLAAIAATLEPTDAINIQFTSGTTGNPKGATLSHRNILNNGKIVGDGMRLGAHDRLCIPVPLYHCFGMVMGNLACITHGSTAVFPGEAFEPLATLQAVAEERCTALHGVPTMFIAELEHPRFGEFDLGSLRTGIMAGAPCPVEVMNKVLERMHMRDVLIAYGQTETSPVNHMTGADDPIAKRVATVGRPAAHCEIRIIDGEGAVVPTGEKGEICCRGYGVMHGYWDDEERTRETIDRDGWLHSGDIGVMDDEGYTAITGRIKDMIIRGGENIYPREVEEFLYTHPDIQDVQVFGIPDEKYGEQVCAWIKPRPGAMLDAEQLKAFCRKQITHFKVPQYIRFVDEFPMTVTGKIQKFRMREAMIAQLEAAG
- a CDS encoding AMP-binding protein translates to MQTTTASNDYETARREFRWNCPPRFNFARDVIDRHASAGPDKLALLWVDDQGNEEHRSFGQMAEASCRVANLLRDAGVQAGDRVVMVLGREIAWWEVLSACLRMGAVISPGTTQLAARDIAYRIGASAATCIVTDSANAAKVDQLAAQCPSLVARVLIDGAREGWVDYRAAASAASTQFATIDSAADDEALCYFTSGTTGYPKMCIHSHGYGLAHQTTGRYWLDLGATDLHWNCSDTGWAKAAWSSYFGPWNCGAAVFVHQTTGFSAKRTLELLAKYPVTTFCGAPTIYRMFVLEDLASYRFPALRHCVGAGEPLNPEVIVSWRRATGLTIRDGYGQTETVILCGNFPGFEPRFGSMGKPAPGIDLAVIDADGSILPPDREGDVAVRVKPQRPLGLFLEYKGNPEKTAASFRGDWYLTGDRATVDADGYFWFVGRSDDVILSAGYRIGPFEVESALIEHAAVAESAVVSSPDEKRGEVVKAFVVLAPGYRASEALAVELQEHVKSVTAPYKYPRKIEFVDELPKTVSGKIRRIELRDREWGKS
- a CDS encoding TonB-dependent receptor, coding for MSSFKPKLLASTIAMALLPGLLQAQILDEITVTAQKREQSVQDVGIAMSAFSGEQMEQLGFANAQQVTAMAPGVSTIQPNGEANYAIAIRGVASSDFTTNVESPVALYLDEVYISQMSGAGFQLYDMERVEILRGPQGTLFGRNATGGLAHFISNKPSQDFSGYVKGTIGDYDQYKAEGAIGGGITDTLAARFSGAYVKSDGYVRNRYTGTDLNNADDQSYRLQFLWDPTEDLQILLSGRKSEQEIDSGFFENVTSLIPGKLTPPRFNPILNGYRDHDGNPYGGDYDRDGFNDLDTDGLTLTLKWQIGDLNLTSISDRSNVHRHYIEDSDASPVSFFNFFLNTGAEQTSQELRLDGDTDRLKWVAGLYYLKLDINDNNGAISDPFVGPATTPGAEAGLLNPYTRELESYSGFGHLEYQLSDQWTLIGGLRLIKDENDFKYKTSIYDFLDPIAHDFDAASNLANRFTLASYEGDRNDDEWSGRVQLNWTPNDDLLVYTSLNRGVRGGGFNAPIFPLTPPLDYNDATFSYEPEKLDAVEVGFKGTYFDGRARVNGATYYYDYKDYQAFYIVGIDTITFNTDATSKGAELELIASPIDGMDLLLGGAYNDIDVELPSGDVPSVQSPKWMWNAMARYEWSALNGTLAVQSDWQYRSEHFFALTGAETVRENGYSIVNTSISYTDCNKQWTASAFVDNLLDEEYLVQTFDLSGPGVFDMTEQYYGRPRWWGVSLRYKWGA
- a CDS encoding aldehyde dehydrogenase family protein, with the translated sequence MTVAMNDLNTIRPATREFLGASHRNLIGGEWVAAAAEKTLAVFDPATGLEVARVAESDAPDIDRAVAAARRAFEDPAWRDMKPAVRERLIHRLADLMEQHIDTLAELESIDNGKNVAIAKAVDITCAIDCFRFMAGMPSKLQGSTLRPSVPFNPDGKFFAFANPVPVGVVGAIIPWNFPILMIAWKLAPAFAAGCTVVLKPAEETPLTALFIGRLALEAGFPAGVLNIVTGYGHTAGAALSSHRGVDKVAFTGSTEVGKLIIQAATGNLKKVTLELGGKSPAIVFPDADPAVAIPGAASGIFFNHGQTCCAGSRLYVHKSRFDEIIDGVANIAKSMKVGPGLDPGTEIGPMVSKIQQERVCKYIASGVEQGAELVAGGDRPDSNGYFVNPTVFVNTRNDMKIVREEIFGPVLVAMPYDDIEDVIAAANDTPYGLGASIWSRDVSTVHRIAPRIKAGTVWVNCHNVIDAALPFGGFKESGWGRENGVDAVRAYTETQTICIAL
- a CDS encoding HlyD family efflux transporter periplasmic adaptor subunit — translated: MVDWLCGFALLAGLFCAPSDATLSAYVEGEAVYLAPLEVVRIESLEARRGDQVKAGDVLAIMDAADARFALEAASARHAESRARFDNLTTGKRSEEIAVIEANRAAARADLAQSELDLERATDLVRRKVQSQSALDQARTAHDVARARLREIDASLQVAGIAARVQEIEAARRVVEAAAAAMADAEWRLEQRTLRAPAAGRVEDIIRYAGEMAGPSAPVLSLLTPLNRKLKLFVPQSMLSRVRIGDLLGLGCDGCAPALQARVNFIASGPEFTPPVIYSVESRQKLVVLVEGELLGAARQLAPGQIVDITIGAGQQP
- a CDS encoding ABC transporter ATP-binding protein, translated to MNVIDVSGLSKSFGGKTVVDNIALRVREREIVGFLGPNGSGKTTTIRMLCGLLRPDTASGTCLGFDLRTQAGSIKLQTGYMTQRFSFYEDLTIEENLDFVARLYDLRPRLQKVDEALHSIGLQHRRRQLAGSLSGGWKQRLALAACVMHNPRLLLLDEPTAGVDPKARREFWDAIHDLSDQGVTVLVSTHYMDEAERCHRIVYIMDGEILADGTIGELLENAGLHTFTVQGGDIAQLRVALESRAGIEQVAPFGDTLHVTGTDRAALQAAIAPFRDHAAHRWAEGETTLEDVFIHLMSRRSRAAGHA